Proteins from a single region of Segatella copri:
- a CDS encoding PDDEXK nuclease domain-containing protein, giving the protein MAGNMTLAGNSEFKSWVSQLKKDIRHAQVKAAIKVNTELLRLYWRMGADICEKQKSASWGDGWLKELSRELMAEFPDMKGLSYRNLQYIRQWYLFYNQGNIIVQQVVAQLQKGHGQQPVAQINEDVFFSVPWGHHLYIISQCKDVNRAVFYLNKTVENGWSRAVLLNFLDTNLYERQGKAVNNFNKLLADSQSELAAQTLKDPYNFDFLTLDGEYRERELEQGLTQNVTRFLLELGTGFAFVGSQVPLQVGGDTVYPDLLFYHLELRCYVVVELKITKFKAEHLGQLGMYISAVNHIKKKPTDNPTIGLLICKTKNNVMAQYALESTNQPIGISEYQLSKLMPENIQSQLPTIEDIEATLSDIKETKD; this is encoded by the coding sequence ATGGCAGGAAATATGACATTGGCAGGAAACAGCGAGTTCAAAAGTTGGGTTTCGCAGTTGAAGAAAGATATACGCCATGCACAGGTTAAGGCGGCAATCAAGGTTAACACAGAATTGCTCCGCCTTTATTGGCGTATGGGTGCAGACATCTGTGAAAAGCAGAAATCTGCATCTTGGGGCGATGGCTGGCTCAAAGAATTGAGCCGTGAACTTATGGCGGAGTTTCCAGATATGAAAGGGCTTTCATACAGGAATCTACAATACATTAGGCAATGGTATCTCTTTTATAATCAAGGAAATATAATTGTGCAACAAGTTGTTGCACAATTACAAAAAGGACATGGGCAACAACCTGTTGCCCAAATAAACGAGGACGTATTCTTCTCCGTTCCTTGGGGGCATCATCTGTATATCATATCGCAATGTAAGGATGTTAACCGTGCTGTGTTCTATCTGAATAAGACCGTAGAAAATGGTTGGAGTCGTGCTGTTCTGCTTAATTTCCTTGACACTAATCTGTATGAGCGACAGGGAAAGGCTGTGAATAACTTTAACAAGCTGCTGGCGGATTCTCAAAGCGAATTAGCAGCACAAACATTGAAAGACCCTTATAATTTCGATTTCCTCACACTTGACGGTGAGTATCGGGAGCGAGAATTGGAGCAAGGACTTACCCAAAATGTAACACGCTTTTTGCTTGAATTGGGTACAGGTTTTGCTTTTGTTGGAAGTCAAGTTCCTCTACAAGTAGGGGGAGACACTGTATATCCCGACTTGCTTTTCTATCACTTGGAACTGCGCTGTTATGTTGTCGTAGAACTGAAGATTACAAAATTCAAAGCTGAACATTTGGGACAGTTGGGGATGTATATAAGTGCTGTAAATCATATAAAAAAGAAGCCTACTGACAACCCTACAATTGGATTGCTTATCTGCAAAACCAAGAACAATGTGATGGCTCAATATGCTCTTGAATCAACCAATCAGCCAATAGGCATCTCCGAATATCAGTTGTCTAAGCTCATGCCTGAAAACATACAAAGCCAGTTGCCTACAATCGAAGATATTGAAGCAACGCTTTCTGATATAAAGGAGACTAAGGATTGA